Proteins encoded together in one Dehalococcoidia bacterium window:
- a CDS encoding 5'-nucleotidase translates to MTERRFVLGVDLDGVCADFYAGLRPIAAEWLGVPVEKLPLAVTWDLPEWGVDKAPGGYDALHRFAVTQRDLFRVLPVMPGAPQALRRLSDEGVRIRIITHRLYIKYFHQVAVRQTVDWLDYHDIPYWDLCFMREKADVGADMYVEDSPENVKRLRDQGKETIVFTNSANLDVGPPRADTWAEVVEMVLARMRAAGAGGR, encoded by the coding sequence ATGACTGAGCGACGGTTCGTGCTGGGGGTTGACCTCGACGGCGTCTGCGCCGACTTCTACGCCGGCCTGCGCCCGATCGCCGCCGAGTGGCTCGGCGTGCCGGTCGAGAAGCTGCCGCTGGCCGTGACCTGGGACCTGCCGGAGTGGGGCGTCGACAAAGCCCCCGGAGGCTACGATGCGCTCCACCGCTTCGCGGTCACGCAGCGCGACCTCTTTCGTGTGCTGCCCGTTATGCCGGGCGCGCCGCAGGCGTTGCGCCGCCTCTCGGACGAAGGCGTGCGCATCCGCATCATCACCCATCGCCTCTACATCAAGTACTTCCACCAGGTGGCGGTGCGCCAGACCGTCGACTGGCTGGACTACCACGACATCCCCTACTGGGACCTCTGCTTCATGCGCGAGAAGGCGGACGTCGGCGCCGACATGTACGTCGAGGACTCGCCCGAGAACGTGAAGCGGCTGCGCGACCAGGGCAAGGAGACGATCGTCTTCACGAACTCCGCCAACCTGGACGTCGGCCCGCCGCGCGCCGACACCTGGGCCGAGGTGGTGGAGATGGTGCTGGCGCGGATGCGTGCGGCCGGGGCCGGCGGCCGCTGA